The following proteins are co-located in the Paenibacillus sp. JNUCC32 genome:
- a CDS encoding SRPBCC family protein yields MGRKTIITKDREQRKLTVERVVSIPLKLSWQGWTKPEHIERWWGPKNWNATVYEMDVRPGGVWRYRLAPDATGEGKEAFCKATYSEVAELSKLVYTDTFTDQDWNPVAGSDMLTSVTFEAVKDGTRLSIITHFASEEQLEAAEGMGMVEGYADTLERFENEISLYIKDNKRRDDHELRDV; encoded by the coding sequence ATGGGCAGGAAGACCATCATCACGAAAGACCGGGAGCAGCGGAAGCTGACCGTGGAGCGTGTCGTATCGATACCTCTGAAGCTGTCCTGGCAGGGATGGACTAAGCCGGAACACATCGAACGCTGGTGGGGACCAAAAAACTGGAATGCCACGGTATATGAGATGGATGTCAGACCGGGCGGCGTATGGCGCTACAGACTGGCTCCCGATGCGACGGGAGAAGGGAAAGAAGCCTTCTGCAAGGCGACTTACTCCGAAGTGGCGGAGTTATCGAAGCTCGTCTATACGGATACATTTACCGATCAGGATTGGAACCCCGTTGCAGGCAGCGACATGTTGACCTCGGTTACATTCGAAGCAGTCAAGGATGGGACCCGATTAAGCATCATCACTCATTTTGCGAGCGAAGAGCAGCTTGAGGCTGCTGAAGGCATGGGAATGGTGGAAGGATACGCGGATACGCTGGAACGGTTTGAGAACGAAATAAGTTTGTACATAAAGGACAATAAAAGGAGAGATGATCATGAATTACGTGATGTCTAA
- a CDS encoding ArsR/SmtB family transcription factor, whose amino-acid sequence MNTSAMQLTLFTISEPNRFNIVELLKQGSRSVSDIVETLGIGQPQVSRHLRILNEAGLVKVRKNAQQRIYSLEAQPFQELDVWLDSFSRLWEERLDKFEDYMSDFNGEES is encoded by the coding sequence ATGAATACTTCAGCTATGCAATTAACCCTCTTCACGATCTCGGAGCCGAACCGCTTCAACATTGTTGAACTCTTAAAGCAAGGGTCGAGATCGGTCAGCGACATCGTAGAGACTTTGGGAATCGGCCAGCCTCAAGTATCCCGCCATCTGCGGATACTGAACGAGGCCGGGCTCGTGAAAGTCCGCAAGAACGCACAGCAGCGCATTTATAGTCTCGAAGCCCAGCCGTTCCAGGAGCTGGACGTCTGGCTCGATTCGTTCAGCCGATTGTGGGAGGAGCGACTCGACAAGTTCGAGGACTATATGAGCGACTTTAACGGAGAGGAGAGTTAA
- a CDS encoding alpha/beta fold hydrolase, giving the protein MNYVMSNDGTRIFYEKKGTGPAVILVAAAASDHNDTTRLGEFLSEQFTVYNYDRRGRGSSTDAAPYAVEREVEDIDALIQEAGDSAYVFGSSSGAVLALDAASRLGRSKVSKLFLYEPPFIIDDSRASVPAEYVQRLNALMAGNRRSEAVEYFMTAALGIPAEYVEFMKADPSWQVMEGMAHTLAYDGMIMGSTQSGQPLPTDRWDVDVPVMVMTGENSGAMFHGAASALVDLLPQCEHRMLPGQDHSAVVMAPEVLAPEVSDFLLPSANQIPG; this is encoded by the coding sequence ATGAATTACGTGATGTCTAATGACGGTACCCGTATTTTTTATGAAAAGAAAGGGACTGGTCCGGCTGTCATTCTTGTAGCTGCGGCAGCTTCGGATCACAACGATACAACGCGTCTTGGAGAGTTTCTGTCTGAACAGTTCACCGTCTACAATTATGATCGGCGAGGACGGGGCAGCAGTACGGATGCGGCTCCGTATGCCGTTGAACGTGAGGTCGAAGATATCGATGCCCTTATTCAGGAGGCGGGCGACAGCGCGTATGTATTCGGAAGTTCCTCGGGCGCTGTTCTGGCCCTGGATGCGGCGAGCAGACTTGGCCGCAGTAAAGTTAGTAAACTGTTTCTATACGAGCCGCCGTTTATCATTGACGACAGCCGTGCATCCGTACCGGCGGAATACGTGCAGCGTTTGAATGCGCTGATGGCAGGAAATCGGCGCAGCGAAGCCGTAGAATATTTCATGACAGCCGCGCTGGGGATCCCAGCGGAATATGTAGAATTCATGAAGGCAGATCCTTCTTGGCAGGTCATGGAGGGCATGGCGCATACATTGGCCTATGACGGCATGATTATGGGGAGCACGCAATCCGGTCAACCGCTGCCGACGGATCGCTGGGATGTCGATGTCCCGGTTATGGTGATGACGGGCGAGAACAGCGGAGCCATGTTCCATGGGGCCGCGAGCGCATTGGTCGACTTGCTCCCTCAGTGCGAGCACCGAATGCTGCCTGGTCAGGATCATTCTGCCGTCGTGATGGCGCCGGAAGTGCTGGCTCCGGAGGTGTCGGATTTTCTGTTGCCTTCGGCAAATCAAATTCCGGGATAA
- the nikC gene encoding nickel transporter permease, with the protein MPNMTADARTPESLPSGTRLVQWKSFYHRLKKNKAALFGGYFLLLMILIAIFGPLLTQYDPTKVDYSTKLLKPSADHWFGTDHNGRDIFTRIIHGMRLTLSVGFISVIIGAAFGVVLGIISGYYGGKWDALIMRVTDVMLAFPGILLALAVVSVLGKNLFNVIIAVSIFSIPTFARVVRGSTLAVRKLEYVDAMRSLGASDGRIIFGHILPNITSPIIVQATLRIAVAILTASGLSFLGLGAQPPTPEWGAMLNDGRNYIMDHPHVALFPGLSIVFVVIAFNLLGDGLRDVLDPKMKK; encoded by the coding sequence GTGCCTAACATGACCGCTGATGCCAGAACACCAGAATCGCTCCCTAGTGGAACCCGCCTTGTACAATGGAAATCTTTCTACCACCGTCTGAAGAAGAACAAAGCGGCCTTATTCGGGGGCTATTTTCTCCTGCTGATGATCCTTATCGCGATTTTCGGCCCCCTGCTCACCCAGTATGATCCGACCAAAGTGGATTATTCTACGAAACTGCTGAAGCCGTCCGCCGACCATTGGTTTGGTACGGATCACAACGGTCGAGATATTTTCACGCGGATTATTCATGGCATGCGTCTCACGCTCTCGGTCGGCTTTATCTCGGTGATCATCGGTGCAGCCTTTGGTGTCGTGCTCGGAATCATCTCGGGCTATTACGGAGGTAAATGGGATGCGCTCATTATGAGAGTGACCGATGTCATGCTGGCGTTTCCCGGCATTCTGTTGGCATTGGCGGTTGTCAGTGTCCTTGGAAAAAACCTGTTCAACGTGATCATTGCCGTCAGTATTTTTTCGATCCCTACCTTTGCCAGAGTCGTTCGGGGCTCCACGCTGGCCGTCCGCAAGCTCGAATATGTTGATGCCATGCGTTCGTTGGGCGCCAGCGACGGCCGAATCATCTTCGGGCATATTTTGCCGAATATCACATCCCCTATCATCGTGCAGGCGACGCTGCGGATTGCGGTAGCGATCCTGACCGCCAGCGGCCTGTCCTTCCTTGGTCTTGGCGCGCAGCCGCCCACGCCGGAGTGGGGAGCCATGCTGAATGATGGGCGCAACTATATCATGGACCACCCTCATGTGGCCCTGTTTCCCGGCTTGTCGATCGTGTTCGTTGTCATCGCATTTAATCTGCTGGGTGACGGCTTGCGGGATGTCCTTGACCCGAAAATGAAAAAATAA
- a CDS encoding glutathione ABC transporter substrate-binding protein has product MTGNRRFKWLVCILVMLTVLLSACGSPSKSSNPETPPSGTNTPAPEPGAKDPPEGTTDTGANELVIAWLSDPPSMDPHMSTDQQTSVMTTHIYNTLVIHDKDLNIQPGLAESWKAIDELTWEFKLRQGVKFTDGSPFNAEVVKANIDRMQDPEVASPRASLVGMIKEVKVVDEYTVQLVTEYAFSPLLAHLAHSAVSMVSAEAIKLDYEKLKAGEKAGAYLAQNPVGTGVFKLESWNPGQEVKLVANADYWGDKAKVERVTFKVVSEEGTRIAELETGYAHIIDPVSPSSISRIESTDGMSLNRQASLSLSYIGFNNNKEPFNDVRVRQALSMAINKDEIISGIYEGTGIPAVGPLAPDVNGYDATVKPIEHNIDKAKELLKEAGYEGGFSTTIWTNDNPERIKIAEYVQSKLKELNVEVKIEVVEWGAYLAQTAEGKHDMFVLGWSTVTADADYGMYELFHSKNVGEPGNRTFTKDPELDKLLDAGRKENDPEQRKLIYKQAQEKLVELAPMLYIHHQEYLNGVSSKVEGFWRHPNGIMQLHQVSIQP; this is encoded by the coding sequence ATGACAGGTAATAGAAGATTCAAATGGCTTGTCTGCATTCTGGTCATGCTTACCGTACTGCTGTCGGCGTGCGGCAGTCCAAGCAAGAGCAGTAACCCGGAAACGCCGCCAAGCGGCACCAATACGCCGGCACCTGAACCGGGGGCTAAAGATCCTCCCGAAGGAACAACCGACACCGGTGCGAATGAGCTTGTGATTGCCTGGCTTTCTGATCCGCCATCCATGGACCCTCATATGTCGACGGACCAGCAAACGAGCGTAATGACAACGCATATTTATAACACGTTGGTGATTCATGATAAGGATCTGAATATTCAACCGGGGCTCGCCGAGAGCTGGAAGGCAATCGATGAATTGACCTGGGAATTCAAGCTGAGACAAGGCGTGAAGTTTACGGACGGCTCTCCATTCAATGCAGAGGTGGTCAAAGCCAACATCGACCGTATGCAGGATCCGGAGGTTGCTTCTCCGCGCGCTTCGCTTGTGGGCATGATTAAAGAGGTTAAAGTCGTTGACGAATATACGGTACAGCTCGTGACCGAGTATGCTTTCTCGCCGCTGCTTGCCCATCTGGCCCACTCTGCGGTCAGCATGGTTAGTGCGGAAGCCATCAAGCTGGATTACGAGAAGCTGAAGGCAGGCGAGAAGGCAGGCGCTTATCTGGCGCAGAACCCTGTTGGCACGGGCGTATTCAAACTAGAGAGCTGGAACCCGGGACAGGAAGTGAAGCTGGTGGCGAACGCCGATTATTGGGGAGATAAAGCGAAGGTTGAACGGGTCACGTTCAAGGTGGTGAGCGAAGAGGGAACGCGGATCGCGGAGCTGGAAACCGGTTATGCGCATATTATCGACCCGGTGTCGCCGAGCAGCATCAGCCGTATCGAGAGCACGGACGGCATGTCCTTGAACCGCCAGGCTTCGCTCAGCTTGTCTTATATCGGATTTAATAACAACAAGGAGCCGTTTAACGATGTGCGGGTGCGGCAAGCCTTGTCGATGGCCATCAATAAGGATGAAATCATCTCGGGCATCTACGAAGGCACGGGCATTCCTGCCGTCGGTCCGCTGGCACCGGACGTGAACGGCTATGATGCTACCGTTAAGCCGATCGAACATAACATCGACAAAGCGAAAGAGCTGTTGAAAGAGGCCGGATACGAGGGTGGCTTCTCAACGACCATCTGGACCAATGACAACCCGGAACGAATTAAGATCGCCGAGTACGTACAATCCAAGTTGAAGGAATTGAACGTCGAAGTCAAAATCGAAGTGGTCGAGTGGGGTGCGTATTTGGCCCAAACTGCAGAAGGCAAGCACGACATGTTTGTTCTCGGCTGGTCCACGGTAACGGCCGATGCCGACTATGGCATGTATGAGTTATTCCATTCCAAGAATGTAGGGGAGCCGGGCAACCGTACCTTCACGAAGGATCCGGAACTGGATAAACTGCTGGATGCCGGGCGTAAAGAGAACGATCCGGAGCAACGCAAGCTCATCTATAAACAGGCGCAGGAGAAGCTGGTTGAGTTAGCGCCGATGCTGTATATCCATCATCAGGAGTATTTAAACGGAGTCAGCAGCAAGGTGGAAGGCTTCTGGCGGCATCCGAACGGCATCATGCAGCTGCACCAAGTGTCCATTCAGCCATAA